From the genome of Pseudomonas sp. FP453:
GTGCGGGCCCTGGCCCATCGCACGGCGCAGTCGACCCAGGAGATCGAGAAGATGGTCGCCGGTATCCAGAACGGCACCGGTGAGGCCGTGCAATCGATGCAGCAAAGCAATCAGCGCACGCAAACCACCCTGGAAATGGCCCGCGCCGCCGGTGTCGCGCTGGAGCAGATCACCCAGTCCATCAGCCTGATCAACGAGCGCAACCTGGTGATCGCCAGCGCTTCGGAAGAACAGGCCCAGGTGTCCCGCGAAGTGGACCGCAACCTGGTGAACATCCGCGACCTGGCGACTCAGTCGGCAGCGGGCGCCAACCAGACCAGCGCGGCGAGCCATGAGCTGTCGCGCCTGGCGGTGGATCTGAATGGGATGGTGGCCAGGTTCGTGATCTAACCGCCACTGCATAACCCTTGTGGGAGCTGGCTTGCCTGCGATAGCAACCTGTCAGTCAATGCATCATTGACTGAACCACCGCTATCGCCGGCAAGCCAGCTCCCACAGTTTTTACAGGGGTGTGTCAGGGCATCCGTGGGTTCAGGTGCAACCGCAGAAATTCGCCTTTCGAGTTCGGCGTGCAGATTTTGTAATAGATCAGGTGCACGGTGTCGGCGAACAGGTGCAATAGCGCTGCGGGAACCGGAATCACGGTCTCTTTGTCGGCGTGGGTGACGGTGACCACAATCAGCGGCTTTTCATCGGGGCCGCCGATGCACAGGCCAATGGTATCGCCGGGGGTTTGCCCTGCATAAACGGAGATGGTCACCGGCAAGGTGTTTTTATGCTGTCTGAGGTATTCATTGGTCACGCCAATCTGCGGAATACCCTCGGGAAGTATGACCTTGACCGGTGTTTCCAGCGTGGGTGCCTTTGCGACCTTTTTTGAAGTGGGCATGTCATCTCGCTCCTGTTCAAAGGGATGTCAATGCCAATTGAAGCGAGGTTTACCAGGCCTCGCTACTGTCAGTTCTCACAGCTTGTCAGCTCTGCACAGTAGGTGTAGCGCCGCATAATCTTGTGGGAGCTGGCTTGTCGGGTCGCCGCACCGCTGCGATAGCAATCTGTCAGTCAGTACATCGCTGACTGAACCACCGCCATCGCAGGCAAGCCAGCTCCCACAGTTTTTCAGCAGTGTGTCAGTGGTTATTGCTTCCAGGCTGCGCCGTTCACCAGGTTTTTCGGCCTTTCCCCGGCCAACGCTTGCAGCAGGTTATCCACCGCACACTTGGCCATCGCCTCCCGCGTCTCATGCGTCGCCGAGCCGATATGCGGCGTTGCCACCACGTTGTTCAAGCGCAGCAACGGTGAGTCGTGACTCAGCGGCTCACGCTCGAACACATCCAGCCCCGCCGCACGAATCGTGCGTTGTTGCAGGGCTTCCACCAGCGCGGCTTCGTCGACCACCTTGCCCCGCGAGATGTTGATGAAGATCGTGTCCGGTCCCATCTGCGCGAACTCTTTGGTGCCGATGAGCTTTTCCGTTTCTGCCGTCAGCGGCAATGTCAGGCAGACAAAGTCCGCTTGTTGCAGCAAATCCGCGAGGCTGCGGTACTGTGCACCAAAGCGCTGTTCCACCAGCGGCTTGGGCGAGTGGCTGTGGTAGATCACCGGCATGCCAAAGCCAAAATGCCCGCGCTGGGCCAGGGCTTCGCCGATGCGGCCCATGCCGATGATGCCCAGGGTCTTGCCGTGTACATCGCTGCCAAAGTGCGCGGGGCCGATGTTTTTGTTCCATTGGCCGGCGCGCACCATGTCGGCCAGTTCGACCACACGCCGGGCGGTGGCGAGGATCAATGCGAAGCCGGTGTCGGCGGTGGTTTCGGTGAGCACGTCGGGGGTGTTGCTGAGCAGGATGCCGCGTGCGGTCAGGTAGTCGAGGTCGTAGTTATCGACGCCTACCGATACGCTGGCCACCGCTTCCAGCTGCGGCGCAAGATCCAGCAGTTGTGCGTCCAGGCGCAGGCTGGCGCCGAGCAGGCCGTGGGCACCGGGCAGAGCGTCGCGCAGCTTGGCCAGGCCGCTGGCGTCCAGCGCTTCGATCAGGGTGACGTCGACCTGTTCATGCAGGCGGGCCATCAAGGGCGCGGAGAGTTTTTTGTACAACACGACAGACTTTTTCATGCGGTCTTGGCCTTCAATTCGAGGGTTTGCACCGGAGCGCGGTCGCTGGCGCCGGGCTTGAGGAAAATCGTCAACACCACCGACAGCAGCAGTGCGCCGCTCATCAGCAGGTACGAGGCGCCGGGCGAGCCGGTGCTGCTATTGAGGTAACCCACCAGGTACGAACCGCCGAACGAGCCGAGGGCGCCCATGCTGTTGATCAGCGCCATGGCGCCCCCGGCAACGTTGGCCGGCAGGATCTCCGGGACAATGGCAAAAAATGGGCCGTAGGGCGCATACATGCAGGCCCCGGCGATCACCAGCAGGGTGTAGGACCACCAGAAGTGTTCGGCGCCGAGTGCGTAGGAACCGTAGAAGGCGATGGAGGCGATCAGCAGCGGCGGCCATACAAAACGTTTACGTTTTTGCAGCTTGTCCGAGCCCCACGACACCACCAGCATGCCAATCACCGCCGCCAGGTAGGGCAGCGCCGACAGCCAGCCGGCCTCGACCATGTCCATCTGCAAGCCTTGCTTGAGGATCGACGGCAGCCAGAGCACAAAGCCGTACACGCCAATGCTCCAGCAGAAGAATTGCAGGGCCAGGATGATCACTTTGGGTGAGCGGAATGCTTCAGCGTAGTTCTTCACCGCCTTGATCCCGACTTGCTCGGCGGCCAGCGCGGTTTCCAGGTCCTGTTTCTCAGTGGCGCTCAGCCACTTGGCATCCTTTGGACGCTCATCGGCCAGCTTCCACCAGATAAACGCCCACAGCACGGCCGGCAGACCTTCAATGATAAACATCCAGCGCCAGCTGAAATGCTGCACCAGGTAGCCCGACACCACCGACATCCACAGCATGGTCACCGGGTTGCCGAGGATCAGGAAGGTGTTGGCCCGCGAGCGTTCGGCACGGGTGAACCAGTGGCACAGGTACACCAGCATCGCCGGCATCACGGCGGCTTCGACCACGCCGAGCATGAAGCGAATGACGATCAGCATGTAGGCGTTGGACACCACGCCAGTCAGCGTGGCCAAGCCGCCCCAGAGAATCAGGCTGACAAAGATCAGCTTCTTCACGCTGCGCTTTTGCGCGTAGATCGCCCCCGGCACCTGGAAGAAAAAGTAACCGAGAAAAAACAGCGCCCCCAGCAACGACGACATGCCGGGGGTGATCATCAGGTCTTCGGCCATCCCGGAGGCGGCGGCGAAGCCGTAGTTGGCGCGGTCCAGGTAGGCCAGGCTGTAGGTGATAAATACGATGGGCATGATGTACCACCAACGGCGGGTGGCGAGTTTCACGGTTTCCATGGGGTTGCTCCTGAGCTTGTTGTAGTTGTGGCAACAGGTAGTGGGTTAGGCAACGGCTTGAACGGGTAACTCTGTGCGGGTAGGCAAACCTTCCATATCGCCGCGGCTTTGCACGGCGCGGCTGCCGATCCAGTTGCCGCGCTGCACGGCCGCGGGAAAGCTGAGGTTTTCCAGGAGGGCGCTGACCA
Proteins encoded in this window:
- a CDS encoding D-glycerate dehydrogenase gives rise to the protein MKKSVVLYKKLSAPLMARLHEQVDVTLIEALDASGLAKLRDALPGAHGLLGASLRLDAQLLDLAPQLEAVASVSVGVDNYDLDYLTARGILLSNTPDVLTETTADTGFALILATARRVVELADMVRAGQWNKNIGPAHFGSDVHGKTLGIIGMGRIGEALAQRGHFGFGMPVIYHSHSPKPLVEQRFGAQYRSLADLLQQADFVCLTLPLTAETEKLIGTKEFAQMGPDTIFINISRGKVVDEAALVEALQQRTIRAAGLDVFEREPLSHDSPLLRLNNVVATPHIGSATHETREAMAKCAVDNLLQALAGERPKNLVNGAAWKQ
- a CDS encoding MFS transporter, translated to METVKLATRRWWYIMPIVFITYSLAYLDRANYGFAAASGMAEDLMITPGMSSLLGALFFLGYFFFQVPGAIYAQKRSVKKLIFVSLILWGGLATLTGVVSNAYMLIVIRFMLGVVEAAVMPAMLVYLCHWFTRAERSRANTFLILGNPVTMLWMSVVSGYLVQHFSWRWMFIIEGLPAVLWAFIWWKLADERPKDAKWLSATEKQDLETALAAEQVGIKAVKNYAEAFRSPKVIILALQFFCWSIGVYGFVLWLPSILKQGLQMDMVEAGWLSALPYLAAVIGMLVVSWGSDKLQKRKRFVWPPLLIASIAFYGSYALGAEHFWWSYTLLVIAGACMYAPYGPFFAIVPEILPANVAGGAMALINSMGALGSFGGSYLVGYLNSSTGSPGASYLLMSGALLLSVVLTIFLKPGASDRAPVQTLELKAKTA